CGAGCCCGGCGACGATCGGCACCTTCCGCGCGGTGCCCGGGGACAGGCCCGCCGCGAGCATCCGGTCGGACACGACGCCGCCGAGCACCGTGGACCCGATCGCGATGAGCGCGGGAAGCATGCCGACCATGCCGAACTCGGCCTCGGTGAAACCACGGTCGTCGAGCAGGTAGCTCGGGTACCAGGTGAGGAAGAACGCGCCGGCGAGCGAGCGGAAGACGTAGCCGGTGGTCAGCGCCCACACCTGGCCGTCACGGACCAGTTCGCCCCAGTGCACCCCACCCGCAGCGGCGGTGTCGGTCACGTCGGCCTGGTCGGAACGGATGTGCGCCAGCTCGGCCGCCGAGACCCGCGGGTGCCGTTCCGGCTCGCGGTAGACGGTGAGCCAGCCGACTATCCACAGCAGACCGATGAGGCCGATGACCAAGAACGAGAGCCGCCAGCCGCCCAGCAGGGCCAGTGCCGTCACGGCCGGTACCGCCAGCGCGGTTCCGATCTGCTGCCCCATGTCGAACAGGCTCGACGCGAACGCCCGCTCCCGGCGGGGGAACCAGCGTGAGACCACCTTGACGTTGGCGGGCTGTACCGGCGCCTCGCCGATCCCCAGCCCGAGCCGGAACACCAGGATCGACGTGACGCCCTGCGCGGTGGCGGTGAGCGCGGTCCAGATCGACCACCAGCCCACCGCGACCGGATAGATCACGCGCGGGCCGAAGCGGTCCAGCAGCCAGCCGGACGGGATCTGGAACAGCGCGTAGCTCCAGAAGAACGCCGACAGCATGATGCCCTGCACGGCGGGGCTGATCTCGAATTCGTCGGACATGAACGGCAGCGCGACACTCAGCGCGGCGCGGTCGAGATAGGCGATGGTCAGGCCGAGCGCCGAGAATCCGACGATCGACCAGCGCATGCCACGGCGCTGCCTGGCCCCCGCGCCGCCGGTGGCCGGGGGCTCGGACCGGGTCGCATTAGGATGGGGCATCGTTGCTCCTCCGATGAGTAACGGTCACGCTCCTTCGCGGAGCGTGAATCCGCGGGGTGCGGCCCGGGATCTTGGCGGAGAGCGGGCCGTACCTCGCGGTCGTCAGCTGGGGTTGTCGTCCCTCCTGATCTGCCGGTCGACAAAGCCTTCGATGTGCCCGCGCAGCAGGGCGGCGGCACCGTCGGCGTCGCCGTCGGCCGCCAGTCGCAGGATCTCGTCGTGTTCCCCGGCTTCCTGTTCCCACGAAGCGATCCGCGCCCACGAGGACGCCGACACCAGCGCGGTCTGGTCGCGCAAGCCGTCCAGCGTGCGGACGAGCAGCGGATTGCCGCAGGCGGCGTAGAGGCAGCGGTGGAATTCCCGGTTGGCGGTGCTGCGCTCGGACGCGTCCTCGGCGAGAGCGGCCCGTTCGAGCGCCTTCCGCGCGGCGGAGAAGTCACCACCCGCGCGGACGCTGCGCCGCACCGCCTCGGGTTCGAGCAGCAGCCGCAGGTCGTAGATCGCGAGGGCGTCTTCGTAGGTGAGGTCACGGACGACGGTGCCGGCGTACGGCCGGATCACCACGAGGCCGGTGCCCTCCAGCGTCTTCAGCGCCTCGCGCACCGGCGTCTTCGAGACCCCGAACTGGGCCGCGAGATCGGCTTCGACCAGCGGACTTCCCGGTTTGAACGCACCGTTGAGGATCGCCGCCTTGATGGTCTCCAGCACGTGGGCCGTACGCGAGGGCAACGCCCCTGGGCTGACGGCCGGCATCCGGCCACCTCCAAGATATGGTCGATCGTACGTCATATATGACCGGGAACTGTACGTCGCCCGTGGCGAGGAAGCAACCTCGACCGCGGCCTGAGATCACCGGTGGATATACGCGGAACGTACTGGCTGCCGGCCTTTGATGCTCGACAAGCTCGCCGCTCACGGCCCGGTCCTGGTTGTGGTGGATCAGGCCGCCACGATCGGCGCTCTGCCCGTGGCGGTGGCCCGCGCCTGTGGTCACGAGGTGGCCTACCTGCCCGGGCCGGCGATGCGCCGGATCGCCGACCTCTACCCCGGCAACGCCAAAACCGACGCCCGCGACGCCTATGTCATCGCCGACGCCGCGCGCACCCTGCCGCACACCTTGCGCCAGCTCAACGTCGCGACGAAGCCTTGGCCGAGCTGGACGTGCTCACCGGCAGCCACCCCGCCCTCGAACGCGTTCTCGGCCCCAAGTCGCCCATCTCGCGGTGCTGGAAATCCTGTCTCGCTGCGGCGGTCCGATCGGCATCCGCAAGGCCGGGCGCCGCAAACTCGCGGCGATCGCGACCAAGCACGCCCCGCGCATGGGCGCGAAAGTTGCCGAGGGCATCCTCGCCGCGCTGGACGAACAGACCGTCACCGCCGCGGCGGACAAAATCCTGCCCAGGTTCGCGGACAGCCTGAAAACCGTTCTCCAGCAACGGAACCGTCGCCTGCGAGGTCGAGGAGATCCTTGAGGCGCACCCTCTCGCCCAGGTCCTGACCTCGCTGCGACGTCCTCTACGCCATGCTCCGCAACCAGACCCACTACCAACATCCCACCGCCCAAGCGGCTCGACCGCCTCCGCACCGAGGTCCACGCGTGCCACAATCAACGCTATGTCGACCATCCGAAAGGGCAATGCCGCGTAGATCACCAGCCCGTGTCCGGGCCGATACTCATCGCCGCTGCCCGGAGCCTCCGCCGAAGCACTTCAAGCTTGGAAACTGTTCGTCCACGAACCCATGCATCGACTCTGGGAGCCTCACTGTGGCTGCGGCGTGCCGCAATGCTGCCCCGACCCGGCCGAACTGCGACGAACCCTCGTCCTCGTCGCACACGCCCTTCCGCCCGAGGACGCCAGAACCTTCCGGAAACAACTCGCAACCCTCGACGAACTCTGGTGACCAGAAAGCCCCCGGAAGGCGGAGCGGGGCCTGACCATCGAAGTGTGCGAATGACCGGCGGTCGTCCTCAGCCGAAGATCCGTTCGCGGAGCACGGTGACGGTTTCCCTGGAGGCCACCAGGTCGAGCGTGTCGAACCGCAGCGACCAACGCTGCGGCCCGGTGCGCTCGACCACGGCGAACGGGATCGGCCGGGCGTCACCACCGCCGTGCGCGGTGGCGGTACCGAGCCACTCCTGGTAGGTCGTGTCGCCGGAACGAACGGTGACGCCCGGCTGGAGGCGCAGCTCGCTCACCTTGCCGAAGAACCGGTCCAGGTACGCCGTCAGCGACGCGCGGCCGGTGATCGGCGCGGCGAGACCCGGTCCGCTCAGGCTCGCCGTCCCGGCGTTGCCCGCCACCAGTGCTCCGCTCTTTTCCCGCTGCCACAACTGTTGCCGGACGGCCGTCGGCAGCTCCACCCCCGGCCGCGGGTCGCCAGGTGACGACGCGATCCCGTCGAAGAGGCCAGGCAGCGGGTGCTGCGCGTCGGCCACCGGCTCGAACAGCTCGACCTGGTCCCAGGATCGCCTGCCGTCCTGCACCCTGGCCGGTTCCCGATCGCCGAAGACCAGCCGGTGCGTGGTCCGGAACGACACCGCCTTCCCGTTGACGGTCCCGGTGTTGCGCGCCTCGACAAAGGCGACCTTCCCGTCCGGGCTCGCGGTCGCCTCCTCCGGCACGAACCGGTAGTCCGGCACCAGCCGGTTCACCCCTTCGATTTGCGCGCGAATGCCCTCCGGCGTGTCGATCGGCCGCTGGAGCCCGCTGTCCCACAACCGTGCCGACCCATCCGAGACGAACAGGTCCAGGTAGGCGTCCACGTCCCGCGGGTCCTCGCCCCAGGCGGTGTAGGCGGTCAGGAAGGTGCGCACGTTGGCGGGCAGCTCCCGGAACGGGTCTCCCGCCGCCTCGGCGGGGACCGCCAGAGCGGCGAGTGCGGTGATCCCGGCGAAGGCACTGATCCAAGCGCGCAAGGTGGTTCTCCCAGTCATCGGGGCAGCGGTCCTGCCCGGTACCGGTAAGCCTGGCAACGAGCGGACGCCGGGTCGATTACCCCGGAGGTAACGCGGTGGTTTCCGGCGACTCCCGCGTTCTTGTCCAAGTCTTGCCCGTTCGCTGTCTTTCTCCTGTGCTGGCCCTTCACCCTCTGTGTTCATTGTGGAGGGTGTAAATCACCCCACAGCACAAGGAGTTCACCGATGCGAGTCACGACCCGCGTACTGGCCGGAACCGGGCTGGCTGTCACGGCCGCGGTCGCGCTCAGCGCCTGCTCGGCCACCGCGGCCCCCTCGTCGGCGCCCGCTCCGCCCAGCGAGCAGGAGATCGCCGCGCTGTTCCCGGCCTGGAACGCCGCACTGGCCACGGGCGACCCGCAGCGCGTCGCCGATCTCTACGCGCCGGACGCCGTGCTGCTGCCCACCGTGTCGAACCAGGTGCGCGCCGACCGCGCCGGGATCGTCGACTACTTCACCAAGTTCCTGCAGAACAAGCCGAAGGGCACCATCAACCAGGAGATCGTCGAGGTGCTCGACGCCGACACCGCGGTCAACACCGGCGTCTACACCTTCGAGCTGACGCAGAACGGGCAGCCGCAGCAGGTCCAGGCCCGCTACACCTACGTCTACGAACGCATCGACGGCAAGTGGCTGATCGTCAACCACCACTCGTCAGCCATGCCCGAGGGGTAGTTCGACCCGCACCACCAGCCCGCCACCGGCGGCGGCATCGAGCACCACGGTGCCGCCGTCGTCGGTGACCAGCTGCCGCGCGATCGCCAGGCCCAGCCCCGAACCGGTCGGCCCGGTCACGCCCTGGCCGCGCCAGAACCGGTCGAACGCGCGGCTCCGGTCCTTTTCGGACATTCCGGGGCCTTCGTCGGTGACCGTCAGCACGGCGCGGTCGCGCCTGGCGTGCGTGGCCACGGTGACCTTCCCGCCGTCCGGCGACACCTCGATGGCGTTGGACAGCACGTTGTCCAGCACCTGCTCCAGGTGCCCGGCGGTGGCCAGCGCGAAGACGCCGGGGTCAGCGTGCTCGGCCCGCAGTTCGACACCCCGGTCCGCGGCCACCCCGCGCCAGGCGTCGAACCGCTCCGCCACGACGTCGCGGAGTCGCACCGGTTCCGACGCGGCGACCGCGGCTTCGGCCTTCGCCAGCGCCAGCAACCCGTTGACCAGCCTGCTCATCCGCACCACCTCGGCGGTGGCCAGCTCGACGTCCTCACGCACCACCGGGTCGTCCGCGCCGTCGGCGATGTTGTCCAGGGAGAGCCGCAACGCGGTGAGCGGGGTGCGCAGCTGGTGGGAGGCGTCGGCGATGAACGCGCGTTGCGAGCGCACCAGCGTGTCGATGGTTTCGGTGGCCTTGTTCAGCGTCGCGGCCAGCGTGCGGGTCTCGCTCGGCCCGGTTTCCTCGGCCCTGGCGGTCAGATCGCCGTCCCGCAGGCGGTTCGCCATCCGGTTCAGCTCCCGGAACGGCCGGGTCAGCCGCCGCGCCAGCAACACCCCGAGGAACGCCGCCACGATCAGCACGGCCACCGCGAGCACCGCCCGGAAGCCCCAGATCTGCACTTGGCGCTCGTTCAGCGGGCCCGACGGATAGCTCACCCGGATCGCGCCGACCACCTGACCGGCGTCGTTGCGTGCCGGGCGGGTCAGCACCAGTCCGTCGGTACCCAGCGCTTCGGCGGTGCCCCACTCGGACGTCGCCTCCCCGGCCAGCGCCCGGCGGAACGCCTCGTCGCCGGCGACCGGCGGCAGCGGCATGGGCGAGGCCGCCACTCCCCCGGCCAGCAGGGCGTCGAGGCGGCCGGGGGTTTCCCGGTCGTAGGCCTCGGCCAGCCGGGCCAGCGCCTGCCGGGACGGGGCGTCGTCCCCGGCCAGCAGGAGCGCGGCGGTGTCGGCCTCGCGCCGCACCGAGACCTCGATGTCCCCGCGGAGCTGGTCGACCAGCACGAACGCGACCGGCACGGTGAACGCCGCGATCGCCACCGCGACCAGCACGATGTAGCTGACGACCAGCCTGCGGTTCACCGGAAGCCCAGCCGGAAGCCGACCCCGCGGACCGTCTCGATGGTCACCGCGTCACCGAGCTTGCGGCGCAGCGCGCCGACGTGCACGTCGAGGGTCTTGGTCGGCCCGAACCAGTTCGCGTCCCAGACCGCTTCCATGATCTGCTCGCGGGTGAACACCGCGCCCGGCTCCTCGGCCAGGAACGACAGCAGGTCGTACTCCTTCGGCGGCAGGCCGAGTTCGGTGCCGTCGAGGTGCACGCGGCGCGCGCGGCGGTCGATCACCAGCCGCCCGCCGGCGTAGGAATCGGCCTCGACCGGCCCGGTCTGCTCCGGTGGCCGCACCCGGCGCAGCACCGCCCGCATCCGCGCGATCACCTCCCGGACGCCGAACGGTTTCGACACGTAGTCATCCGCGCCGATCTCCAGCCCCACCACCCGGTCGACCTCGTCGGCGCGGGCGCTGATCACGATGATCGGCACGTCACCGCGCGCCCGCAGCTCCCGGCAGACGTCCAGGCCGTCGGTGTCCGGCAGGCCGAGGTCCAGCAGCACCAGCCCGGCGGGCTCGGCGGCCAGCGCCGCCGCCCCGGTGCGCACCCAGTCCACCTCGTAGCCGTACCGGCTCAGCCCGCGGCGCAACGACTCCGCGACCGGCTCGTCGTCCTCCACCAGAAGAATGCGCACCCCGGCATCATGCCACCCCGCCGGGTCCACAAAGGATGCACAACCCGGCACTTGACCTTGACACTGTGACAAGGTCTTCACTGCGCGCAGGAGGTGGTTCCCATGAACCCGACACACCGGAACCCACCGGACACGCGCACGCTCGCCGGGCTGGACGCCGGCGACTCGTCGTCGCGCCTCCAGGCAGCTCTGGCGGCAGGCACGCACCCCGACCCCGGCTTCCTCGACGCGCTGGTGGAGCGGTGCGCGGTCGAGCCCGACTTCTTCGTCCGCGACATGCTCACCTGGGCATTGACCCGCCTCTCGCCGGAGGTCACCGTGCCCAGGCTCCTGGTGGAACTCCGTTCCGAGCGTGCCCAGGCCCGGAGCCAGGCGCTGCACACGCTGTCCAAGATCGGGGACGCGAAGGCATGGCCCGCGATCACCCAGTCGTTGCTGCACGATGTCGACGACGACGTCGCGCGGAGCGCGTGGCGTGCCGCTGTCGTGCTGGTGCCACTCGACGACCGGCAGGCGCTGGCCGCGGATCTGGCCGCACAACTCGGTCGTGGCGACCGGAATGTGCGGTTGAGCCTCAGCCGCGCTCTCGTCGCGCTCGGCGACGTGATCCTGCCGGTGCTGCGGACGGCACTCACGAGCCGGGACCCGGCGGTGCGCGCGCACGCCCGCGCCACGGAGAAACTCCTGCGCGACCCGGACGCCGGTTTCGACCTGGCACTCGACGAGGCGCAGCGGATCGTCGCGCTCGGCCCGGAACGGAGTGGAGGAACATAGTGCTGATCGGTGAGGTGGCGCGCCGTTGCGGGGTGAGCAGCCGGATGCTCCGGCACTACGACTCACTCGGCCTGGTGCGGCCGACGGGTCGCACCGTCGGCGGTTACCGCGAGTACTCCGCCCAGGACATCCGCCGGATCTTCCACGTGGAAGGCCTGCGGTCACTGGGATTGTCGCTGCGGCAGATCGGCCGAGCGCTGGAGGATCCGGCCTTTGCACCGTCCACTTTGGTCAGTGAGCTGATCCGGCGGACCGAAGACCGGTTGAAGCGCGAACAGGAACTGCTCGACCGGCTCCGCACGATCGACGCGTCCGCGCCCCTCGACTGGCAGGACGTCCTGCGGGTGGTCGAACTGCTGCACGGGCTCGACTCGCCGAGTGCCGCACACCGCCAGCAGGCCGTCCTGGCGCCGGCCGAGGACGCGCCGGTGCCCATCGAGCTGCTGGCCAAGGCGGTCCTCACCGAAGCCGACCCGAATGTCGCGGGTGCCCTGCGCTGGGCACTCGCGCGGGCGGGCGACGACGGTGTGGCGAGCCTGGCAGCCGGCTTGTCTTCGGAGGACGTCGACATCCGGCGTCGCGCGATCATGGCGATCGCCGAGCTGTCCGGCGAGGAGGCGACCACGGTGCTCGCGGACGCGCTCGGCGACCCGGACCCGACCGTGCGCGCACACGCCGCACTGGCCTCGGGCAGGCGTGGCGCGGTCGCGGCCATCCCGATGCTCGTCGACATGATCGTCGAAGGCGCAAACGACGTCGAAGCGGCGGAGGTTCTGGGTGCCCTGTCGCTGGAGTCCGCC
The genomic region above belongs to Amycolatopsis sp. YIM 10 and contains:
- a CDS encoding MFS transporter, with amino-acid sequence MPHPNATRSEPPATGGAGARQRRGMRWSIVGFSALGLTIAYLDRAALSVALPFMSDEFEISPAVQGIMLSAFFWSYALFQIPSGWLLDRFGPRVIYPVAVGWWSIWTALTATAQGVTSILVFRLGLGIGEAPVQPANVKVVSRWFPRRERAFASSLFDMGQQIGTALAVPAVTALALLGGWRLSFLVIGLIGLLWIVGWLTVYREPERHPRVSAAELAHIRSDQADVTDTAAAGGVHWGELVRDGQVWALTTGYVFRSLAGAFFLTWYPSYLLDDRGFTEAEFGMVGMLPALIAIGSTVLGGVVSDRMLAAGLSPGTARKVPIVAGLGLSACIGFSPFISSNLVLMIVLTVSSAAHSFAGAAILSLPAEVARTPESVGSIAGFQNFGSQLGNLVSPIAIGFFLAASGSYVGPLVGAAVSCLISAAIYLFWVRIKPVVKPADLAPALAGPPERTNP
- a CDS encoding GntR family transcriptional regulator → MPAVSPGALPSRTAHVLETIKAAILNGAFKPGSPLVEADLAAQFGVSKTPVREALKTLEGTGLVVIRPYAGTVVRDLTYEDALAIYDLRLLLEPEAVRRSVRAGGDFSAARKALERAALAEDASERSTANREFHRCLYAACGNPLLVRTLDGLRDQTALVSASSWARIASWEQEAGEHDEILRLAADGDADGAAALLRGHIEGFVDRQIRRDDNPS
- a CDS encoding nuclear transport factor 2 family protein → MRAWISAFAGITALAALAVPAEAAGDPFRELPANVRTFLTAYTAWGEDPRDVDAYLDLFVSDGSARLWDSGLQRPIDTPEGIRAQIEGVNRLVPDYRFVPEEATASPDGKVAFVEARNTGTVNGKAVSFRTTHRLVFGDREPARVQDGRRSWDQVELFEPVADAQHPLPGLFDGIASSPGDPRPGVELPTAVRQQLWQREKSGALVAGNAGTASLSGPGLAAPITGRASLTAYLDRFFGKVSELRLQPGVTVRSGDTTYQEWLGTATAHGGGDARPIPFAVVERTGPQRWSLRFDTLDLVASRETVTVLRERIFG
- a CDS encoding SgcJ/EcaC family oxidoreductase, giving the protein MRVTTRVLAGTGLAVTAAVALSACSATAAPSSAPAPPSEQEIAALFPAWNAALATGDPQRVADLYAPDAVLLPTVSNQVRADRAGIVDYFTKFLQNKPKGTINQEIVEVLDADTAVNTGVYTFELTQNGQPQQVQARYTYVYERIDGKWLIVNHHSSAMPEG
- a CDS encoding HAMP domain-containing sensor histidine kinase — translated: MNRRLVVSYIVLVAVAIAAFTVPVAFVLVDQLRGDIEVSVRREADTAALLLAGDDAPSRQALARLAEAYDRETPGRLDALLAGGVAASPMPLPPVAGDEAFRRALAGEATSEWGTAEALGTDGLVLTRPARNDAGQVVGAIRVSYPSGPLNERQVQIWGFRAVLAVAVLIVAAFLGVLLARRLTRPFRELNRMANRLRDGDLTARAEETGPSETRTLAATLNKATETIDTLVRSQRAFIADASHQLRTPLTALRLSLDNIADGADDPVVREDVELATAEVVRMSRLVNGLLALAKAEAAVAASEPVRLRDVVAERFDAWRGVAADRGVELRAEHADPGVFALATAGHLEQVLDNVLSNAIEVSPDGGKVTVATHARRDRAVLTVTDEGPGMSEKDRSRAFDRFWRGQGVTGPTGSGLGLAIARQLVTDDGGTVVLDAAAGGGLVVRVELPLGHG
- a CDS encoding response regulator transcription factor, with amino-acid sequence MRILLVEDDEPVAESLRRGLSRYGYEVDWVRTGAAALAAEPAGLVLLDLGLPDTDGLDVCRELRARGDVPIIVISARADEVDRVVGLEIGADDYVSKPFGVREVIARMRAVLRRVRPPEQTGPVEADSYAGGRLVIDRRARRVHLDGTELGLPPKEYDLLSFLAEEPGAVFTREQIMEAVWDANWFGPTKTLDVHVGALRRKLGDAVTIETVRGVGFRLGFR
- a CDS encoding HEAT repeat domain-containing protein, which translates into the protein MNPTHRNPPDTRTLAGLDAGDSSSRLQAALAAGTHPDPGFLDALVERCAVEPDFFVRDMLTWALTRLSPEVTVPRLLVELRSERAQARSQALHTLSKIGDAKAWPAITQSLLHDVDDDVARSAWRAAVVLVPLDDRQALAADLAAQLGRGDRNVRLSLSRALVALGDVILPVLRTALTSRDPAVRAHARATEKLLRDPDAGFDLALDEAQRIVALGPERSGGT
- a CDS encoding HEAT repeat domain-containing protein translates to MLIGEVARRCGVSSRMLRHYDSLGLVRPTGRTVGGYREYSAQDIRRIFHVEGLRSLGLSLRQIGRALEDPAFAPSTLVSELIRRTEDRLKREQELLDRLRTIDASAPLDWQDVLRVVELLHGLDSPSAAHRQQAVLAPAEDAPVPIELLAKAVLTEADPNVAGALRWALARAGDDGVASLAAGLSSEDVDIRRRAIMAIAELSGEEATTVLADALGDPDPTVRAHAALASGRRGAVAAIPMLVDMIVEGANDVEAAEVLGALSLESADRIMRALADALTADTTNSAARIRLTQALAELPPTAAQDLLRQLTHDEDRAVGLIASAILRTLEG